The following proteins are encoded in a genomic region of Nicotiana sylvestris chromosome 4, ASM39365v2, whole genome shotgun sequence:
- the LOC138890048 gene encoding uncharacterized protein, translated as MAMENFQCSMKLVHCLCLSQIFTNDRDSISFKIFGHDVSFTLEDFHIMYGLRITAHNVEKPINRESNILKRYFGKSKGVTLKDIRDFMTRNEIPKNVVNHIHVCESDDDVMKLMKILIVESILFGKKTESSVMEEYASIVEDDKVCVEYPWGNVAYEKLIYSLKHALDKQNKLRSTEYKLGGFSYPLCAWFYERFPDIREKYIREDEYLDTPQVPRMLRYRYHNFRVLDIIPTEEESNSMPLIEQLPCSRFLSKSRSNRSTTDFDDNELLDTICSRLTMEVQRHAEKEKSTIVKEVFDKFKKDERSAIMDAVFVKVKEYFNEKFEQLFKIVNKSNGMDDGNFDLSNYREYDRLSTENVGSKQVADNQVVYIEEHATHDPSHKVADDNATRKEAAVECDEHVQQQGGEEQSSVYRLSKDGNDEELTTEKGVDDQVVGTGKHAPSCALESDIGKGNLFGDGDQAHVGNLELKASDVSSTIGKDNRFDGALAIFMEILGGDIQEIVTTGIKCEVYNSSMIP; from the exons ATGGCTATGGAGAATTTCCAATGCAGCATGAAGTTGGTTCATTGTCTATGTCTTTCTCAAATATTCACCAATGATCGAGACTCCattagtttcaagatttttggcCATGATGTTTCCTTCACCCTTGAAGATTTTCACATTATGTACGGTTTGCGGATTACAGCACATAATGTTGAAAAACCAATTAATCGAGAGAGCAATATTCTGAAGCGCTATTTTGGTAAGTCCAAGGGTGTGACTTTGAAGGATATTCGAGATTTTATGactcggaatgaaattccaaagAATGTTGTGAATCACATACACGTATGCGAGAGCGATGATGATGTTATGAAGCTTATGAAAATTCTTATTGTAGAGTCTATTTTGTTTGGGAAAAAGACTGAGTCATCTGTGATGGAGGAGTATGCATCTATTGTTGAAGATGATAAGGTTTGTGTTGAATATCCTTGGGGTAATGTGGCTTATGAGAAGCTCATTTACTCACTGAAACATGCATTGGACAAGCAGAACAAATTACGTTCAACTGAGTATAAACTTGGTGGATTTTCATATCCGTTATGTGCTTGGTTCTATGAGCGCTTCCCagatattcgggagaagtatATAAGAGAGGATGAGTACCTTGATACCCCTCAAGTTCCCAGGATGTTACGTTAT AGATATCACAACTTTAGGGTATTGGATATAATTCCTACAGAAGAAGAATCGAATTCAATGCCTTTAATTGAACAATTACCATGCAGCCGGTTTCTTTCAAAG AGTCGTTCTAACCGTTCTACAACTGACTTTGATGACAATGAATTACTCGACACAATATGTTCT AGGTTAACGATGGAGGTTCAAAGgcatgcagaaaaagaaaaaagcacGATCGTGAAAGAagttttcgataagtttaaaaaggATGAGCGATCTGCTATTATGGATGCGGTTTTTGTAAAAGTGAAG GAATATTTCAATGAGAAGTTTGAACAGTTGTTTAAGATTGTCAACAAATCAAATGGAATGGACGATGGcaattttgatttgagtaactATCGAGAATATGATAGG TTATCAACTGAGAATGTTGGAAGCAAGCAAGTTGCAGATAATCAAGTTGTTTATATTGAAGAACATGCTACTCATGATCCATCGCATAAAGTCGCAGATGATAATGCTACACGTAAGGAAGCGGCTGTTGAATGCGATGAACATGTTCAACAACAAGGTGGAGAGGAACAATCTAGTGTTTATAGATTGAGTAAAGatggaaatgatgaagagttaACAACTGAGAAAGGTGTAGATGATCAAGTTGTTGGTACTGGAAAACATGCACCGAGTTGTGCTTTGGAAAGTGATATTGGAAAAGGCAATTTGTTTGGCGATGGAGATCAAGCACATGTTGGTAATTTAGAACTGAAAGCGAGTGATGTGTCTAGCACTATTGGGAAAGACAATCGGTTTGATGGAGCACTAGCTATTTTCATGGAAATTTTAGGTGGTGATATACAGGAAATTGTTACTACAGGTATaaagtgtgaagtttataatagttcaatgataccttag